The Henckelia pumila isolate YLH828 chromosome 2, ASM3356847v2, whole genome shotgun sequence genome includes a window with the following:
- the LOC140882910 gene encoding receptor-like protein EIX2, with the protein MNFSTKKLLFTCLHMLLVILSAFPVIGTTRVRCLEKERFALLKIKANLISNGGSMSKWGTKEVKKDCCTWDGVQCDNKTNHVVDLRIYDYYASGKISPFLLDLVKLNRFEVRGANFNGGPIPEFMGSLGKLQYLIIAGSNIGGLIPHHLGNLSMLRFLDISGNFLNITNLDWLSSLHSLEYLDLSSNDLSRAIKWLQVIINLPSLNHLGLQSCSLSSATLPPSLSLIINTSTSLSFIDLSWNSISTTPILARFLNVSRSFTHVDFLGNNMTGKIPDSLGNLTFLSTLNLAENRLEGDVPTVLWNSTMLEYVDLSENLLHGSLPDVLKLGNLRRLDLEGNGFVGIVSDLRWCKSLRYVNLNGNMFSGSLSRSIGSLSQLEHLDLSSNKLEGIIDEVHLFNLSQLQTLDLSFNSNLSVKIHSHWNFSFKLEHIGLAYCNLGPKFPYWILKSHSEDAFVDISNARISDTIQTSLWNSSTCFRFLKMPYNQISGIPPDFSCLSFQYLDLSSNEFNGSLPLLGQYLEFVNLAGNKFSGTLANTCNASSLKVLDLSDNQLTGDLPHCLVYLTSLQYLNFANNFLSGEIPKSLCHLNFISSLHLRNNEFGGEFPKALRECNALLVLDLGENNFSGDIPVWIGSSLPYLVVLSLKSNGFYGSLPSTLCHLQSLQLLDLSMNNFSGTIPKCIGNLTSMTSNQEQSGLISYASPILGHVFTFYDRIQIIWKDEEVEYIKNLVLLKAIDLSNNRFVGRIPPEITSLDSLFALNISRNNLVGSIPSNIDQLELLNSLDLSRNNLLGCIPDSLSQLSHLGVLNLSFNNFTGRIPWNTHMQTFNSFSFVGNPGLCGPPLSNSCPEDHKKSNSTGMNVLDNHDELVSTGFYISLMLGFIFGFWGVLGTLILNRSCRYIWFRMLIDVNNWLCVKIAVNWNRMRRYFDT; encoded by the coding sequence ATGaatttttccacaaaaaaatTACTCTTTACTTGTTTGCATATGCTACTTGTGATTTTATCCGCCTTTCCTGTGATTGGAACCACTCGAGTGCGATGCTTGGAGAAGGAGAGGTTCGCGCTACTCAAGATCAAAGCTAACTTGATAAGTAACGGCGGATCGATGTCCAAATGGGGAACCAAGGAAGTTAAAAAAGACTGCTGCACATGGGATGGTGTCCAGTGTGATAACAAGACTAATCACGTAGtagatttgagaatttatgattATTATGCAAGCGGTAAGATCAGCCCTTTTTTGCTTGATTTAGTAAAACTCAATCGTTTTGAAGTCAGAGGAGCTAATTTTAATGGCGGCCCGATTCCTGAATTCATGGGTTCTCTTGGTAAACTACAGTACCTCATTATAGCTGGTTCTAATATAGGTGGTTTGATCCCTCATCATCTGGGGAATCTATCCATGCTGCGGTTTCTTGATATTAGTGGCAATTTTTTGAATATCACAAACCTCGATTGGCTTTCTAGTTTGCACTCGTTGGAGTATCTTGATCTTAGCAGCAACGATCTCAGCAGGGCTATCAAATGGCTGCAGGTAATCATTAATCTTCCCAGCCTAAATCATTTAGGCTTGCAGTCATGTAGCCTATCATCAGCAACTCTTCCTCCCTCGCTTTCTTTGATCATCAATACTTCTACTTCTCTTTCTTTCATTGATCTTTCTTGGAATTCTATAAGCACCACTCCAATATTAGCCCGGTTTCTTAATGTCAGCCGCAGCTTTACTCATGTTGATTTCTTGGGAAATAATATGACGGGGAAGATCCCGGATTCTCTAGGTAATCTGACGTTCTTATCAACTCTCAATCTCGCAGAAAACAGACTCGAAGGTGATGTTCCTACTGTCTTGTGGAATTCCACCATGTTAGAATATGTTGATCTGAGTGAAAATCTATTGCATGGTTCATTACCTGATGTGTTAAAACTTGGCAATCTCCGACGTTTAGATCTAGAGGGAAACGGATTTGTTGGCATCGTGTCTGATCTGAGATGGTGTAAATCCTTGAGATATGTGAATTTGAATGGCAACATGTTTAGTGGAAGTTTGAGTAGAAGCATAGGATCTCTTTCCCAGCTTGAGCATTTGGATCTTAGTTCAAACAAGTTAGAAGGGATAATCGATGAGGTCCATTTGTTCAACCTTTCTCAATTGCAAACCTTAGACTTGTCTTTTAACTCTAATTTAAGTGTAAAGATCCACTCACACTGGAATTTTTCATTTAAACTTGAACATATAGGTTTGGCATATTGCAATTTGGGACCGAAATTCCCATATTGGATTCTAAAATCCCACTCGGAAGATGCATTTGTTGACATTTCCAATGCCCGAATTTCTGATACCATTCAGACAAGTTTATGGAACAGTTCCACTTGTTTTCGGTTCTTGAAAATGCCTTACAACCAGATTTCTGGAATTCCTCCTGACTTTTCGTGTCTCAGCTTTCAATATCTTGACCTGAGCTCTAACGAGTTTAATGGTTCGCTGCCTCTTTTAGGCCAATACTTAGAATTTGTGAATCTAGCAGGGAATAAATTCTCCGGGACTTTAGCCAACACTTGTAATGCAAGTAGCCTGAAAGTTCTCGACCTTTCAGACAACCAACTAACAGGGGACCTTCCTCATTGTTTGGTGTATTTGACAAGCTTGCAGTATCTGAATTTTGCAAACAACTTTTTGTCTGGGGAAATTCCAAAATCACTTTGCCACCTAAATTTCATTTCTTCTTTACATCTAAGAAACAACGAATTTGGAGGAGAATTTCCTAAAGCCTTGAGAGAGTGCAATGCTTTGCTTGTGTTGGATCTTGGGGAAAACAATTTCTCCGGCGATATACCAGTATGGATAGGAAGTAGTTTACCATATTTGGTTGTTTTGAGTTTAAAATCCAATGGGTTTTATGGTAGCTTGCCTTCAACCTTGTGTCATCTACAAAGTCTTCAACTTTTGGACCTTTCTATGAATAACTTCTCCGGAACAATACCAAAATGCATAGGAAATCTCACTTCCATGACTTCGAATCAAGAACAATCCGGCCTTATTTCATATGCTTCCCCAATTCTAGGCCATGTGTTCACCTTCTACGATCGAATACAAATAATATGGAAAGACGAGGAGGTTGAGTATATTAAAAATCTTGTACTTTTGAAAGCAATTGATCTTTCAAACAACAGGTTCGTTGGACGAATACCTCCTGAAATTACAAGTCTAGACAGCCTTTTCGCattaaatatttcaagaaaCAATCTGGTCGGATCGATTCCCAGCAATATTGACCAATTAGAGTTGTTAAACTCTCTTGATTTGTCACGAAACAACCTTTTGGGTTGTATTCCCGATTCCCTTTCACAACTGAGTCATCTCGGTGTCCTCAACTTGTCGTTCAACAACTTCACCGGTAGAATTCCATGGAACACTCACATGCAAACTTTCAACTCATTTTCGTTCGTGGGAAATCCCGGATTGTGTGGTCCTCCGCTATCAAACTCTTGTCCAGAAGATCATAAAAAGTCCAACTCTACTGGCATGAATGTACTTGACAATCATGACGAGCTTGTAAGCACAGGGTTTTACATTAGTTTGATGCTGGGATTCATTTTTGGCTTTTGGGGAGTCCTTGGGACTTTAATCCTGAATAGATCTTGCAGGTATATATGGTTTAGGATGCTGATCGATGTTAATAACTGGTTGTGTGTAAAGATAGCGGTAAACTGGAACCGCATGCGAAGATATTTCGACACATAG